The Candidatus Dojkabacteria bacterium genomic interval GGGTTAATGGTTTAGCCCTTAACAACAGCAACAGGTGAAAGCTCCGCAACAATATCAACAAGGTCACTCTGAAATTCCATTACATCCTTAATATTTTTATACACAGAGGGCGCTTCGTCGAGATCAGTTTTATGCCTTAGCCCATGTAAAATACCTTTCGATTCAAGAAGCTTTGTCTCTCTTGCAAAATCTAATTTTTTAATAGCTTTCGACCTACTCATTTTTCTACCTGCACCGTGTGAGCAACTTTCAAAGCTTTCTTTTTCGCCTTTCCCTGACACAATGTAGCTATTTGTACCCTGCGAGCCCGGAATTATTCCAATTTCGCCCTTTCTTGCACTTGTTGCACCTTTCCTATGTACCCAAACATCTTTTCCAAAATGCCGTTCCAATGAAGCATAGTTATGTGCAATATTTATCATTGGTTCAAATCGGACACTTTTAATTTCATTACGTATGCACTCTTTTGTAACCTCCATCATAAGCTCACGATTTTTTAATGCAAAATCAACGCAATATTGCATTTCTTTTATGTACAAGTCCCCTTCTTCAGAAGTCACCGGAAGGTAATCAAGCTGATGATTTAACGGCACTGCACTACCA includes:
- a CDS encoding RtcB family protein; its protein translation is MMQIIETEKIPIKIWTDHIDDEALVQAKNLANHPFAFHHIAIMPDVHVGYGMPIGGVLATDGVVIPNAVGVDIGCGMCAVKTSAKNLSKNQLISIMSFIRASIPLGFNRHKHMLSENYMPSTSFTDLPIVTQEYNNARKQVGTLGGGNHFIDLLTDTEGFVWIMIHSGSRNIGLKVAEHYNKLAISLRDRFGSAVPLNHQLDYLPVTSEEGDLYIKEMQYCVDFALKNRELMMEVTKECIRNEIKSVRFEPMINIAHNYASLERHFGKDVWVHRKGATSARKGEIGIIPGSQGTNSYIVSGKGEKESFESCSHGAGRKMSRSKAIKKLDFARETKLLESKGILHGLRHKTDLDEAPSVYKNIKDVMEFQSDLVDIVAELSPVAVVKG